In Scatophagus argus isolate fScaArg1 chromosome 18, fScaArg1.pri, whole genome shotgun sequence, the DNA window caaggcaggAAAGTGCTGTGCTTCAGAGATTGTGGAGCACGATTTGAGAAAAGTCCCCCTCACATCTACTGTGTGGGCGGTCCATCTCCATTTCCTTAGAATCTCTAGTGTGGTTTGCCTGTACGTTAGCAGGTGTGTTACACCATCAGCAAAGAACACAATAACACCAATGAGGTTGGAAGGGAagaagtgaaacacaaacaagcccCCTCTTTGGTCCTcctgttcagtttcactgcaGCAGTTAGCAACTGAACCATCACAGCACTTCCTGCCAGAATCTGGTTTCTGTTTGGGGCTTTTGCAACGCCAGTGTGGCCGAAAGATATGTAAGACAACATAGAACTAGCAGTTTCTGTGAAGCAACAGATATATGACCAACtccattttgacattttgaaatatgaCTGACCTTACAACTCTGAACAACAACTATGAAACTGACgcatcctttaaaaaaaattgacacTGAAACAACAGAGCCGTGACAAATAATTGTTCACACTGTCAGTGTATGAGAAGTAGGCTATGGTCTTATAATATATGTGTACAGGATGAATACCTGTTGTTGGCAGTGAGGTCACACTGAAAACCTGAGGGCTGATGGGCAAACCGGAGCAGGGGACATCGTGCATTAAGAATCTTCTGCACCCCAACACACCCTGGCCCAAATTGGTCCAAACACTCCCCGATGACAGACAGGATGCTCTGGGTGACAGCCCGCTCGGAGTTGGCCCTCTTCAGCTGGTACTCCAGGGACAGACCTGATTTTGGCTGCACACAGAGAGTTTAGAGATGATTAATGATCCTACATCATACACTATTTGTGACTGAATGAACTAGATTTATTTTACACCAAAGCTTTCCAAATTCCCAATTAATGCTGTGCCCTTCAAAGTAGTGTCATAAAAGTAAAACAGCACCCATCAATGATAACATATCTGAAATCTACATTTACTGGTCACTATAGAGTAAACTCATTATGGAGGCAGCACCATCTTGGAACGTATTTAGTGTACCTGGGTACTGTGCATGAACTGCTCAATTTTGCTAATCCAACTAGCTATCATTTTCATATTGCTTAGACATGGATTATGTGTTGATTATTAAAACCTTcactggcattttttttccctgtttcatggaaaaatgtttcattttttttgcagcCATAACTTAACTGATGCAAATCCTTTACCAGGATAATTTTTAAAAGCATCAATAAACAGGCACGTAAGTCTGTAATATTTTTGAAAACCCTTTTGCTCTTGCCTTTCACAGCTGTCTTCAGTTCCACTCCGCAGAACTTAGAAGACTCAAATGGTGGCAAATGAGTCTGGCAACGGCAAACAGTAGCTGTTTCACTTTTGTGAACAGGCTTAGCTGTTGTAAATGGAaagctttgttgtttgtgctcaGCGTGGCCCAAATTAATGTACCCAAGAACCAAAAATCAAATGTACAAATTTTTTAATGACAGATGTATCGCCCCTGTTTCATAGTAGTTAGTAGTTTCAAGCActactttctgttttgtaaactgaaaatgttatgtAAAGAAATATTAATGTAACTATCCCCAGTCAGCTCTTGGGACGCAATATTGATAGAATGATGATTGATGGAATGATTATAGTCTTATAGACTTCACAATAATAATGTATTTCACAACACTCAGAATGCATAAAATCATATGAGGATTTTAAATTAGATATAACAGCTtcctcttggatgagaggtgaaacatcttgAGGAATATATGACCAGTCGCCTTTATTCAACTCCACATGGATAACCATGATGTGGATAACTGAGTATCTTCATGAATAGCCatcatttatttacaaacaAATTACTGATCTGTCAAAActatgacattttaaagcatGGTTAATACTGAAATTGGTTGATCCCCGGTCAGGTCATGgttttgattttaataaatCAACCTCAAGACACCTACAAACCCAAACTCCCATTGttaccatgtttgtttttctcccgCTGATGTTGTCCAGGTCCAGAATCATGTCGAGATCACAGCCCAGCTTTCCAAAGCCATTCACTGATGAGCCAAATGGCTTGATGGAGCATTCTGGGAAATAAGCAGAGGCAATGTCCTTGAGCAGAGAGCAGACGAGGAAGCGCAGTCGAGTGTTCTCCTCTGTTAGCTGATAAGCTTCTGTCAGGGAGGTTATCTGATGCTCTATCTAAAGGGGGAAAGATAAGACAGGCCACAATCAATACAGTTCTTGAGGAAAATACCTGCTTTATAGACTTTCACATGgggtttttgtctttaaagttGAATTCAAGCTACTGGATTAGTTCTGTAATCTAAACTGTAAATCTGTAATCACTTACACTTTCCTTTCTGGACAGGCTCTGTGTGAGCTGGCTGATTGGAATAGCAGTTTGGGGCTGGCACTGATGGCCTGACTGCTGGTTTGGCGAGTCCACCGAACCAAGGTTCTTCAGTGACAGCAGTCTTGACTTAAAAGGCACCACAGCTTCATGGCTGGAGTTAGGAATGGCTGCCTCTTCAAGCAATGATGCAACACTGTCCAGTCTGGCAAATTCCACTACAGCATATACTCCCTGGAGAATAACACCCATACAAACATTTCCATCATCAAGCTAAATCCTAGTATGTCATTGAAGAATGCCATACACGGACCTTGTaacattgtttatttaacaaAGGACCTTGGTCATTTACGTACATAGCTTTCATAAAAGAAGCATTTGCTGATATCTCCATGTCTTGATAAATGCTTGAGAAACCTTTTCTCAGAGGTTTTAGGGGGGCAGCCAATGAGAACAGATCTCTCTGCCTGCCCTTGTCTCTCTTCCTGGACAGCATGTAAAGATTTACGTCCATCCTTTTCATCTGTCAACAAAGAAGATAAATATTTGTCAGTAATCTAGTTTTACTTTGAGTAAGACATTAATTTATTGCTATTGTTCATCCTTGTgcagttagttagttaataAGCATAACGTTGTTGTAGTAAGCAGCATTAGCTATTGGAGAGTGTGGTCTTCCAATAGTCCAGCAACTCAACGCCAAACTTCATACAAAAACTTAAGACTCTTAGAAGTACTTTGCCTATTAAGCACATACGTGGAACAAATCATGCCCACGCATTGTAACATAAAACGTTTTATTAACTTTGAGAAGCAAATCTGCAATTCGGCATACATATCACCCACAAAGCAGcatctgttaaaataaaatcttagtTAAAATGACAGATAAAATCACCTTTGAAGATCTTCCTAACACGGGATTCACTGGTTAAGAAAAATGCCGAATATTCCCGAACCTCTAATGATATCTTAAGTTTTCCATTTTCGGCTATATGAGTTACCCATTTTGAATCATACCTAAGGCTACCCAAAACATAAGCATTTCTAAAGGAAGTTTGAAATGTCGATCACTTTATGGAAGACAGCTAGTACCATGGCTAGTAAGAAGGCTAACTTGGTTTGTTTGACAGCTGCATATACTAACCAGTTTCGTCTTTCCGAAGTGCTTCACCTAGAACAGCAGCACTTGTTAGAGTATTTTTGTGAAGAAATGTATCGACTTTCTTAAGGTATTTTACCAGACTGTTCCTTCCCCTCATATGTAACCTGCACATCGCAATGGAGGACGCCATTGCTGTAGGGATGTTAGCGGAAAAGCGCATGCGCTTGGTCCAATCTACGGCAAGTGACAAGAACCAAACTACACACAGTATGGCGATTAATAAAATATGGATGATAAATATGTGTTTGGTAGGTAATACTTCTTCGTTGTATATCGTAGCTGTCACAGTTACATCTATAACCAGAATTTGAATTTCTTGTTTTGACCTATTCTGTTATATCTATTTAACTTAAACGTGCTATATTTCGATAAAGAATTGAAGAGTTTCTTTTACAATAAGAAACACGTTTTCCCACAGTAGGAAAACACCCAACGATTCTGTGGAAGGTGATATCCTGTGTTTCAGCAGTCGAGCCgcatgaaatttgtttttgatttgagaaacagaagaaagggAAAACGAAACCTACGCAGAGTAAAGCTCCGGCACCTGACATTAAACCCTGCACCACCCACGGGCTGGTCGACTGCACTTCCTCTGTTTACTTCCTCCTAAATACAATCCGACCGcactcagtcactcagtcagcCAGCGACGGACACTCGAGACACAATGGAAAGACGACAAACCCGTTAAACTTCTGATTCACAGATCACGGTAAGTGGCCTGTGGCATGCTTTTTCACCATATTCCATCTGACACATcaacaacatactgtataatcTCTTCAGATCAAAATTTTTGAGATTGGTTGTCACATCTGTACAACATCCCGAATTATTGCTGTACTTATTTTTTCATGAGGAAGGTACTCCGGATTTGCAGTTATAGATTGTGATGAAGACATCGAACACAGTGGCTTATATGTTcaattttaacattattttttcttgGCAGGGAAATCCTTCTGTCTATTGAAACATACTCGGCACGTGTATGACGTGTTGAATAATGTGTTTATGCTGGGTTCCTATTAACAGCCCAGGGATTGCTAATGAGCTTTAAGAATTGGCAAGCAGATGTTCACCACTTGGTGTCTTAGagatgttaaataaaacaaaggtcCAAGCTCTCCGAGGGGCTTCCCAGCTTTATTGTGAAACTCCCTTCATTTTCTTGGAAAACAGCCTCTGAAGCCCCTCCCAGGCTGTGTGTCTAGCCAGCTGAATCTAAGTTAAGTGCTTCAGTGACTTGTCTCTGTGTATCCGGTGTTCCAGATGAGCTTTTTAAGTCATTCACTTACTGATCACTGAAAGGATCTCTTGGCAAGTCTCAACTGAACAAAACTTATGTCCATAAACTGACCTCCTGATGTTTCATTTCAGAGTGAGGAACACACGCCAAGCATTAAGATGGATTACAAATACGATAATGGAATAGAACTGCTGTTGGCTCACATGAACATAGAGGACATCATCAACGCTGCGGAGACGCTGTATCAGCTTGatgaagtggaggaggaagaaggtggCTTGTCATTTGAGGAGGAAGGTCTCTCCcaggaggagatggatgagAACGAGGAGGCAGCGGAATCAGAGGGCCCAGGGAGTCAGCAGGACTATGGTGAAGGGGTTGCTGGTGTTCGATATGGGACTGTGACAGACCTCCTGTCCTTTGTCAACCTGATGTCCAACATGCAGACAGCAGCCTTGAAGCACTTGCCCAAAGAGATGGGAGTCCTGCTGAACAAGGTGAGAAGCACCTCCATAATAAGACTGAATGTTTGAGTGCATGAAAATGAGTCCTCAatcatattaattatttttatgagaagtattttcctttttttttaaactgaccTTTGTTTGCAGAAGTACATGGTTGTTAAAAAGGGACGCTACCAGATCAACATGGACGTGCttctgtttccatggaaactgACTTACAAGAATCCCGGCCCTGGCCTCGTGCCTAAGGGCTCATTTGGGAAAGTCCACTTGGCTCAGGACACCACCACCAGGAAGAGAATGGCCTGCAAACTGGTGAGTCATGCTGGGCAATGGCTGGAATGTCACCTGTGCTGACTTCTCAAAACTCAGGCCCTAGCTGCCAAATGCTTCACCTGCCAAGTATTTGGCATTTGTTTGCACGGCAGCTACTCTTGTTTTTGTACGTTGAAGGTTAATGTCAACATGACATTTGCTATGTTTGCTCtttaagttaaagaaaaagaaacataacagGAAGAGTTCTCTTAAAAGAACATCCATTCAAACTTGTGAAAATATCAAATTCATAATAAAATCAAGTTATAAGCGTGTTGGGATTCAGCTCTGATTGTTCTTGGAACACTTTTACAACATATTCTGGTATTTTCTTATCTGTATGATAGTGGACTGCAGGGGATGAACAGTGTGTTTACTCTTTGCTGCATGGAAAATATTGACAGTTTCCTGCCTAGTGGTGTTATCATCAGAATGCTATGTTGACACAGTGTATAGTACCGGCTGTCaccaaaacagagagaaggctTACTTGCAAGACTATATGTGCTTGGTATCTGAGTTAAAATATATTTCCTCCATGTGGGCAGACAGCCTAAAATTACAGTGGTGTCATTTAATCACCATTCAAAAAGGGGTGCAAAGaacatgtttttaatgcttGTTCCTTTTCTTGCTCCAACATGAGAAgatactctctctctctggttagCTTTGTttagtataaataaataaataaatagttttcCTCTCAACATCCCCCTAAAACCACACCTGTTTGTTTACACATAAAATGAAGCAAATATGTATTCATGTGTTATTATATATAAGTATTAAATATAGAGTTTTAGAGGTGCAGATTTTTTAttctggacagagccaggcaTGCTCTGtgtactaagctaagctaagttaagcCTAGCATCTCCTGACTCTAACTTTACTGACACCACTCTGGTGTCTTCAGACAGCAGCCACTTGACTGTGACAACTAGAGTATCTTGACAGGCAAACCCACAGTGACACCAGTACCCCTGGTGTCAAAAAAAATGTCCCGCACATAACCACccacaaaccacaaactgttgtttttacaaagGTATGCATATCAGTCAGCTGGTTTTACAGGTGttggcagttttttttccagtatatCAAACTATTATTGGTATTGACTTGAAtctcatcattatcatcaccatAGATCCAGATGGAACATTTTAAAGCAGCCGATGTGGAATTTCAAGCCCGGTTCCGCCATGAGAACATCGCCGAGCTCTACGGTGTACTGTTCTATGACCAGAAAGTCCACCTGTTCATGGAGGCTGGAGAGGGCGGCTCCGTTCTGGAAAAGCTGGACAGCTGTGGGCCTATGAGGGAGTTCGAGATCATCTGGGTGACCAAGCAAGTGCTGCGGGGCCTGGAGTACCTGCACTCACACAACATCATCCATCATGATGTCAAACgtaagaacaggaaaaaaacgTCGCTTCTTGAGTGTCGTTGACCTATTTGTACTAGCTTAGAATCATGATAAACTAGTACGAACAGGGCAGGAAACAATGCAATGTTTTTTACCCTATTTACATCAAAGGCAAGCCACAGATGGATACAGTTCTTGTGCATAAGTCTAGAGTCATAAATGCAGAGTAGGAATGAGGTGAATCTGTCCAGGCAGCCATAAATTATTCTCAGAAATCCGACAACGTTTAAAACAAGGTTTGACAAATATATTTGGAGGACGTGTCGTAACAGTAGTAGCAGTGACAGGAAAAAGTACTAGCTAATGACTTAGATTACAGGAAGATGTGCTAGTTAGTGAGTGGGGATCAGCTGATGTTTGAAGTGATGTAGTTTCACATTGCTTTGACCACAGCAATGCCAGGATCAAAACATTCTCCAAAGACATTTGTCCGCCTCATGCCCTGAATGCTGCTGGGTGACTGGAAATTCCAGCCTTCTTCTCATAAATTCTCAGGGTTAAATACAAGGTCCAGAAAGGCAGTTGACTTATGACAATGGCTGTCCTGGCCCTCTGACATGTTGCTGTGGTTCTCAGTGTTTCCTGCCTTCaatcaaaatatataattaaacCTCTAAGTGGTTTTTAAAGTACAACGATGAGACTTCAGAAAGGGCTTGCCCTTAAATTGTCTGTCAAATTCCTTTGCTGAAAGCTGTCCTTGGCTTCTTGGGAGGCTTCAGTGGCCATCTTCCAGTTGAAATCACTACAAAGTCGGTCCAGTGCGTTTGAAAAGCCACCAA includes these proteins:
- the map3k8 gene encoding mitogen-activated protein kinase kinase kinase 8; protein product: MDYKYDNGIELLLAHMNIEDIINAAETLYQLDEVEEEEGGLSFEEEGLSQEEMDENEEAAESEGPGSQQDYGEGVAGVRYGTVTDLLSFVNLMSNMQTAALKHLPKEMGVLLNKKYMVVKKGRYQINMDVLLFPWKLTYKNPGPGLVPKGSFGKVHLAQDTTTRKRMACKLIQMEHFKAADVEFQARFRHENIAELYGVLFYDQKVHLFMEAGEGGSVLEKLDSCGPMREFEIIWVTKQVLRGLEYLHSHNIIHHDVKPSNIVLMSDKAVLVDFGLTVQMTEDIYIPRDLRGTEMYMSPELVLCRGHNTKADIYSLGTTIIHMQTGSPPWVQRYPRTAYPSYLYIIHKQAPPLEDIAEDCSLAMRSFLERALERNPALRSSASELLKDEAINPPKEDQPRCWSLDSALEEVNHTMLRQQSQYHDTTQESSLYSEDSGHLKRKGSLYIDLGALSGYCKLVTGPPTSEYG
- the LOC124049633 gene encoding poly(A) RNA polymerase, mitochondrial produces the protein MRFSANIPTAMASSIAMCRLHMRGRNSLVKYLKKVDTFLHKNTLTSAAVLGEALRKDETDEKDGRKSLHAVQEERQGQAERSVLIGCPPKTSEKRFLKHLSRHGDISKCFFYESYGVYAVVEFARLDSVASLLEEAAIPNSSHEAVVPFKSRLLSLKNLGSVDSPNQQSGHQCQPQTAIPISQLTQSLSRKESIEHQITSLTEAYQLTEENTRLRFLVCSLLKDIASAYFPECSIKPFGSSVNGFGKLGCDLDMILDLDNISGRKTNMPKSGLSLEYQLKRANSERAVTQSILSVIGECLDQFGPGCVGVQKILNARCPLLRFAHQPSGFQCDLTANNRVAIKSTELLYLYGELDPRVRFLVFTVRCWARTHGITSSIPGAWITNFSLTVMVLFFLQKRNPPIIPTLDHLKNLAGPEDKSVVEGNDCTFVSDFSKIQLQNNTETLENLLHDFFEFYAKFAFSKMSINIRKGKEQNKPEVAPLHIQNPFETSLNVSKNVNTTQLDRFVALCQESSWLLHQSQTTPPKGHKQGNNPTPWGLATLLLPSQVAGIKSQKKKRRGPATERIKSLLESLKNNSKPEKS